Below is a genomic region from Spongiibacter nanhainus.
TTGTTGGCATTCCTGACAACACGGCTCCTGTCGGCACACGGGATATCCTTCTGCCTCCATTGAGCTGCTCTCATAACCAGTCGTACCCGCAGTCCGGGGCCGTGCAGAATGGCATTACGGTGCGTATCTTCTGTCGGAGCAACCTCACGCATCGCACTCCTCTTGCGTTTGTACACTGGACTGGTTGAGATACACCAGCATGATCATCCTGATCTTCACGGCGACCCCGGACAATGCGATTCTCTAGGCGCCAACAGATTATCGATTTCTTACAAAGTGGATCCTAGCTCTTGGGCTCATTTCATGAAGAAGACCCGCTTCAGAGTGGCTTTTGGGTTGGTGCGGTATCCTTAAGCTGGCTTTAGCGGCTGTTCGATAAGCCCGAGGCGTTCGTAATAACGAATAGTTTCGACACTGACCCGAGCTGCTTGTGCCAGTTTACCGATGGTCAATTGACTCATCACTTTCTCCCGTAGCACTCACCTCTACATCAGCCATGCTGGGTAAGCTGATCGTGAAACGCGTAACGTCGCGCTCGGAGATCACCTTGATATTCCCCTCATGAGCTTCGACTATGGACTTGACGATAGCCAGTCCCAAACCTGTACCTTCGCTTTGGCGTTGTCGGGAGGGATCGATCCGGTAAAACCGGTCGAAAATTCTGGGCAAATGCTCGGCTGGAATTTTCGGCCCCGGATTCTGTACGCTGAGTAATGCTCCACCCTCGCCCGATAATGCCAGCCCGACCAGCACACGCCCCCCTTCGGATGTATGACGTAGGGCATTGGACAGCAGATTGGACAATGCACGACGCAGCATGGCGCGGTCACCCTGTATAATCGGAGTCTTGCCTTCCGATACCAATTCGATTTGCTTTTCCTCCGCCAGCGCCTCAAAAAAATCGAACAGCTCGCGCACTTCACGAGCCAGATCCAGCGGTTCCCAGACGGGCTTGAGCAGACCGTGTTCGCTTTGGGCTAGCCAGAGCATGTCATTGACCATCTTGGTCAAGCGCTCCTGTTCTTCCAGGTTTGAATATAACAGTTCGCGATATTCTTCCAGGCTTCTGGATTTAGCCAAACCCACCTGGGTCTGGGTAATCAGGTTGGTCAGCGGCGTGCGCAATTCATGGGCGATATCAGCGGAGAAATGAGAAAGTCGAGCAAAGCTGTCCTCCAATCGACTGATCATATGGTTAAACGAATCAACCAGCGTTTTCAGCTCCCCCGGCACGGTGTCGGGATCGAGACGCACATGCAGCCGATCCGCCTGGACATTACCCATAGACTCACTGAGAGCACGTATTGGGGCATGCCCCTGATGCACGCCATACCCGGCCGCCAGAAGAGTTATCGCCCCTGCCGCCACCATGATCACCCACAAACTGCGACGAAAATTTTCCAGAAAGTGGATATGGAAATCCATATCGATGGCAGCAATGATGCGATAGTCCTGACCACCGATGCGAGTATCGGTGGCAGTGCCACGGTAGGTTTTGCCATCAGATTGCCAGGTGTAAAGATTGTCTACCTGGATGCGGTCCACAGGGGGATAGGTGTTCGCTTGTGGCAAAGATCCGGTGTCCACGGAACTATAGACCAAGCGTCCCGCATCGTCCCAAACTTGAAAATAGACGCCGTGATGACCAGAAACAGCTCGCGCAAGGGCGTCCTCCGGAGCCAATGCCTGATCCTTCGCCATTTGCAGAGCCTTCTCAACAGCACGAGTGATCACCACCAATTCGTCGGCATCCTGTTCAGCAAAATGGCGCTCTACCTCGTTTTGCACCAAATGGCCGATCATCAGCAAGCTCAAACCGATAGCGACCGCGACAAACAGCATCACACGGCTGTTGAGTGACAGTGGTCGCCTCCGGGCGAGGCTAACTTTCCTCATGGTCGTCCTCAACCTCCAGCTTGTAACCCATGCCACGCACGGTGTGAATCAGCTTGGGCTCAAAATCGTCATCGATTTTTGCCCTTAGGCGCCGTATGGCCACGTCAATGACATTGGTGTCGGAATCGAAGTTCATGTCCCACACCTGGGAGGCGATAAGGGAGCGCGGCAATACTTCGCCCTGTCGCCGGACCAACAGCTCCAGCAAGCAAAACTCCTTGTGGCTGAGATTGATCTTACGCCCAGCGCGCGTGGCCCGGTGACGCGGTAAATCCAGGGTGAGGTCGGCAACTTTGATCTGATCGGTCATCACCGGCACCGTACTGCGACGCAACAGAGTGCGCACCCGAGCCAGCAGCTCGGCAAAGGCGAAGGGCTTGACCAGGTAATCGTCAGCACCCAGCTCCAAGCCCTTTACGCGGTCATCCACGCTGTCGCGGGCGGTTAGGAACAGCACTGGCGTCTGACGGCCAGCCTCGCGCAGTGACTGCACGATTCGCCAGCCGTCGACGTCCGGCAGCATGACGTCCAGCACCAGTAAATCAAAGGTTTCTGTCATCGCCAAATGATGGCCGTCGAGGCCATTGCGCGCCAACGTGACCAGAAAGCCAGCCTCGGTCAGCCCCTGCTGTACATAATCGCCGGTCTTGATTTCGTCTTCGACCACCAATAGCCGCATCGTTGCCCTGCTCCGTATGTTCAGAATGGCGTGTCAGAATGGGTTTGGAAACAGCCTAACCCGGGCTAACCCACAAGAAGATGACACCCAGATTACAACTTTGTCATTTTGAAGTCATGCGGGTGACAGGCTCGGCTGGCTAGTATGCGGAATCAGAACGTGGAACCACCATCACTTATTCGAAAAGAGATTGACTCATGACCCATGGTTTCCCCCGACCCAAGCAGCCCTGGCAGCTTAGTCGCCGCCGCTTCGTGCAGGGCCTTGCAGCCGGTGGCGTGCTGGCCGCCACACCGTCCTGGTTGCAGGCCGCCGCAAAAGGCGCGACCGCGCTGGGCTCGGCACCGGTACTCAGCGGCCGTGAAATCGACCTGGTAATCGCCGCAACACCTGTCAATTTTACCGGTGTCACACGTATGGCGACCACCATCAACGGTTCCATTCCGGCACCGACGCTACGGCTGCGCGAGGGCGATGACGTCACCATCCGCGTCACCAACCGATTACCTGTTTCTACCTCTATTCACTGGCACGGCATCTTGCTGCCCTATCAAATGGATGGTGTGCCGGGGATCAGCTACCCAGGCATCGCACCGGGAGAAACCTTTGTTTACCGCTTTACCCTCCGCCAGAGCGGCACCTATTGGTACCACAGTCACTCCGGCTTTCAGGAGATGACCGGGATGTATGGCGCCCTGATTATTGAGCCGCGGGCAGGCGAAAGACACCGTGCCGACCAGGATTATGTGGTGCAGCTGTCCGACTGGACCGACGAAGATCCAATGCATACCTTCAGCAAGCTGAAAGTACAAAGCGATGTCTACAACTTCAATCAGCCCACCTTTTTCGATTTCACAGCCGATGTTTCAAAGATGGGCTTACAGGCAGCCCTGGAAAAGCGCCAGATGTGGAACCAGATGCGGATGAACCCGACCGATCTGGCGGACCTGTCGGCGGCCACCCTCACCTTCCTAATGAATGGCACCACCCCGGCGGGCAATTGGAGCGGGTTGTTCCAGCGCGGTGATCGCGTACGGCTTCGTTTTATTAATGCCGCCAGCAACAGCTTTTACGATATCCGCATTCCGGGTTTGAAGCTAACGGTGATCCAAGCGGATGGTCAGGATGTTGAACCTGTCACTGTGGATGAATTCCGTTTCGGCCCCGGAGAAACCTACGATGTCATGGTCGAACCGCGGGACGATGCTTACACCATCTTTGCCCAGAGCATGGAACGCAGCGGCTATGCCCGCGGCACCCTGACCGTGCGGCAAGGCTTAACCGCTCCAGTACCAGATCCTGACCCGGTTGAGTGGTTGACCATGGCTGACATGATGGGGGCTATGAGTCATGGCACTGGTCACGAAGGCATGAATCATAGCGGTATGGATCAGGGGTCCATGAGTATGGGTGCCATGGATCACAGCACCATGGATCATTCCCAGATGCACGGCGGCATGGCCATGGATCACAGTATGCACGGCGTGCAGCGGGCTTCTGATAACCCTCTTGCCAAACCCTCATCCACCATACGCCACGCCCGAACCGAATACGGCGCTTCGGTGGATATGCGAGTGGACATGCCACGCACCAATCTCGACGATCCGGGTATTGGCTTGCGCAACTTAAGCCAGCGTGGGTTGCGCCCACAGGGCCACCGAGTGCTGACGCTGGCCGACCTAAAATCCATCGATGGTGTGCTGGATGACCGCCGCCCGCCCGCGAGGGAGCTGGAACTACATCTTACCGGCAATATGGAACGCTATAGCTGGTCTTTCGACGGACTCGAATTCGGTAAAAGCACACCGGTCTCCCTGCGCCACAATGAACGCGTTAGAATTATTCTGCAAAACGACACCATGATGACCCACCCAATGCATTTACACGGCATGTGGAGCGAACTGGAAACCGATCAGGGTGAATTGCGGGCCCGCCGCCATACCATTCCCGTGCAACCAGCGCAGCGTATCAGTTACCTGACCACACCCCATGACTTGGGCCGCTGGGCCTGGCATTGCCATCTGCTGTTTCATATGGACGCGGGCATGTTCCGCGAAGTGGTAGTGTCATGAGGCTTAATACGGTGAAATATCTCACAACACTGGTTGTTATTGTCGGTGCCCTTCAAGTAAATACGGCCCTGGCGCAAATGGATCACGACGAGATGCAAATGCAGGGCGGCAGCGCTCCGGCCGATGCCCGCGATCCCCACGCTTATTCCGACGGTTACACCTTGACCGAAGGCCCCTATGCACAGCCGGGGCCGCGGCAACTGAAACTGGCGGACGAACACGCCTTCTGGTCCGTTCTGGGCGATCGCCTGGAGTATCACGAAGACAGCGAGAGCACGGTTTACGATATACAGGCCTGGTATGGCACCACCTACAACCGCTTTGTCATCAAAGCGGAAGGTGATATCGCAGACGGCACACTAGAAGAAAGTTCAACCGAGCTGTTGTGGGGCCATGCGCTCAACGCCTATTTCGACACCCAATTCGGCGTCCGACTCGACCAATATGACGAAGGCAAGAACCGTCAGTGGCTGGCAATTGGTATGCAAGGCCTGGCGCCCTACTGGTTTGAGCTGGATGTTACTGCGTATGTTGGCGACGACGGTCGGACCGCACTCTCTGCCGAGGCCGAGTACGAGTTGCTGCTGACACAGCGGCTCATTTTACAGCCCCGTGCGGAACTGAATCTGTATGGCAAGGATGACCCTGATAATAGTTTGGGGGCGGGCCTCTCGGATCTCGCGCTGGGCTTGCGCCTGCGTTACGAATTCAGCCGTCAATTTTCTCCCTACATCGGTGTGGAATGGACAGACACCTATGGCGACACAGCTGATTACCGCCGTGCGGCAGGCGAAGATACGTCAGGCACCCAATTCGTCGCAGGACTGCGATTCTGGTTTTAACAATAACCAAGTTGATACGGAAACTTTTCAAACACCTATGAGGAACACCTTATTACTATGAAAACACTAGCCACTGTCATCGTGCTCTCCACACTGGGCATCGCTTTATCTGCACAGGCCCATGATCCTAAAGAGCATATGAAAGACGCTGAAAAGCCGGATTGTGCAGCCATGACAAATATGGATCACAGCAAGATGGATATGAATGATCCCGTGATGCAAGCCATGATGAAACAATGCATGAATGACATGCATCATAACGACTCTAAAAAGGATCAAGCGCAGGCTGATCATCAGGACAACGAAAAAAGCTCAGGCGAGCAACATTCAGAACACCAACACTGATCAACCCAAGGAGTTTTCATGTCGGCGCTCACCACCTTTATCAAAAGTCTGGTCATTACCGCTGTCATCGCGCTGGTGGGTGGTGGGCTGTTTCTCTATTCAGGTCTCTACCCCATGGGAGCCGATGTACCACACAATCGGCCGACCTACTGGCTACTGGAAACCTTGCGTGAACGTTCAGTTGCACGTGCTGCCAGTGACATAAAGGTTCCTGGCGACCTAAACGCACCGGAGCGGTTACTGGCGGGTGGCGCCGACTACAATGATATGTGTGCAGGGTGCCATTTGAAGCCGGGTAAAACCGAAAGTGATTTCACCCTGGGGTTATATCCCACACCACCCAACCTAACTCTAGCGGGTGATGAACATGGACACGATCATACCGGTAACACCGAAAATGACGACGAGGCCAGTAAACGACAATTCTGGATTGTTAAACATGGCATCAAGGCCTCGGGCATGCCCGCCTGGGGACCGGGGCATGACGATGAACGTATCTGGAACATGGTGGCGTTCCTGAAGCAGTTGCCGGAACTGTCTCCCGACCAATACCAGATACTCACCGCACGTGGGCAAGACTCGGAAGGGCATGGTCACTGATATGGCACCTCATAATCCTTCGGCTTACTGCAAGCGGTTGTAAATAGCCGCCAGCAACCACCCGGCGATACCCGCTGACACTGACCAAGCCACCAGTCCCACAACAACGCCAGTGAATGTCAAATGCCAACCCATCTCATTCAGTTGCATATGCACCATTTCCCCAGACATGGATAACATCATGGCGGGCATTAACATCACCAACAGGCTGCAAGCCAGCCACAGTATCGCCGCGGTAATCGCGCTGGCTATCCCGAATTTGAACGCATTAAGTGTCATGACTATTCCTCCGTTTATGGTGGTGTATCTGCAATAAATTAGTGTCTCTACATATCCCCGAACCGGTTGGCAGACTGCACCATACGCATCATTTCGTGTTCCTCCAGCGACCGGAGTGATTCTATCAACTCCTTGGCAGAGGGGATATCCGCCCTTGAGGCGAGATAGCGATACAGCTCAATCACCTGCTGATGCTGATCGACAATCACCTCCATGATTTGCGCGGCATCAAGCTCGGCAAAAGGCGCGTCGCAATGTGCATGTCGGACGATAGGATGCTTTGCCACATATTCCATACACCAGGTGTTCAGCGCATGTTCATCGCCCGAGGTTTCGAAGCCATTGACAACTTTTGTGAGACTTTTTTCGTGATCGGACAGGTAAGCAAGAATCATCCGGGCCCGTTCATCCGTATTCTTGTCTGCGCAATGGGATAAGCACTGACTGAGATGTTGGTGAAATTCCCGGGTCCAGTGCAGCACATCTTTTAAGGTTTCAATTTGCATAATTTTTTCTCAGTTGTGGATTGACTCATCGATTAGAGTCTCAAAAAGTCACGATAGCTGCGCATACACACCACCAGTTCCTGGTGGGTGTCGATGCCCATATAGATCGCTTTAAGTGTGCTAACTTGATCCATTACCATTCTCCAAACAACAAAAGTTAACCACTAGAGTCCCGTTCTGTGCCTGGCAGGCTTCCTCCACATGATTTTTAATGATGATGTTCATGCGCCTGACTTTGGGACACAGCTTGCTTTCGTTTTTCAGATCCAAGGAATAGTTGCTCTCCGATCGCGATTAGCATCATTGTGACAACGGCCACACCCAACACAAATGGATCTGAATTCAACTTCACCCAAACGAACCCGCTTAGTGCAAGCGAATCTAATATAATCGCGGTAACGGGGACCCAGCTTTTGGCTTTAACATCGTCCAACAAGTAGCGCAGAACACCCCAGTGAATGGCGATATCCATCACCAGATAGAATATGATGCCAAGTGCTGCTATACGGGAAAGATCAAAGAACGCGGTGAGCACAAGTCCAAGAACCACGGTGTACACCAATGTATGTTTCTGAATGCTACCCGGCATACCGAAATGGCTATGGGGCACCAACTTCATTTCCGTTAGCATCGCCAGCATTCTGGAGACCGCAAAAATACTGGCAAGAATCCCTCCCGCCGTCGCCAGCATGGCAATCGCAACGGTGAACCACACGCCGTACTCACCGAGTGCAGGTCGAGCGGCCGCAGCCAGGGAATAATCTCGAGTTTGAATAATCTCCCTGAGTGAGAGGTTACTGGCCACCGCAAAACCAACCAATGTATAGATAACGACACAGGCAGCAATCGAAATAACAATGGCGCGACCAACATTGCGGTGTGGATCGATCACCTCGGAACCACTATTGGTAATAGTGGTAAAGCCTTTGAATGCCAGAATCCCCAGCGCTGTGGCGCCGAGGAAATTACTGGCTGAACCGGTCTCGCTTACATGGTCAAAGTCCACTGCCAGGCTATCAGCTAACCAGATGCCGACGAGACCAAAGATTAGAATTCCACCAATTTTCAGTAGGCCGATAAACCCTGCAACCCCTTGAATCAACCGATTACCCAACAGGTTCACAATGAACGCCGCCAGAATTAGGGAGACGCCGAGTATAGGAGTCATTTGCCCTGAAGGGTCACCGCCAAATAATTGCATGGTGTAAGAACCGAACGTACGCGCTAGAAAACTCTGCGCGATGACCATCGAAAAATACATAAGTAGTGCATTAAACGCAGTGGGCAACCGGTCGCCATAGGCCTTATGCAGATACATGCCGATCCCCCCTGCTGATGGGTAGGCATTGGATATTTTGATGTATGAGTAAGCACTGAAACCAACGATGATCGCGGCCGCGAGGAATGCCAATGGGAATAATGCACCAGTCATCTCTGCCATTTGCCCGGTTAGCGCAAATATTCCTGCGCCGATCATCACCCCAGTCCCGAGCATCACCGTACCTGACAGAGAGAGGCTACCCTCGTCATAATGTGTCGAACGATCGTCTTTTTCCTCCATTCATGCCCCCTTAATATAATGGTCAGCCCTCTTCCTGGGCATTCGTTGCAAGGTATACAGGATGCTTAAAACTGCATTTCTCAACAGACTGCTAGTCATATCGACAGGTTCCAACGTCAATTGGCCCCTCACCAGATTAATTTCCGAGACACCTAATCGATGTTCTTTGTTGCTCATTTTCTCTTTCATCTAATGAGGCGGCATCTTGTTGCAGCAGTGCGCCTCATGTTTAGCGTTATCCCCGATATTCTCATCGGTCTGCCGTTGCCAACTCAGCCTGGTTCGGGACCACCAGCTGTCTTTTATTGCCGCACCATGCTTTTCGACAATGGCGATCATTTCATCGATATTGTGATGAGAAGCGTCGTAGGCGATTTTTAAGGTTTTTCTACGTGCATCGAACTGAACGCTGTCAACACAGGGAAGTTCATCAATTTCCTCAACAATCGCTTTGGTATTGTTTTCATTGATCCCGCACAGGCTCAAGGTATGCTTGGTTAAAAAACCTGGATTGATACCCGATCGATGCTCACTCATAGTGTTTTTCCTCCAATCGACAGGTTGAGTAAGCAACCCATCTATTTTTTGTGTTTGTGGACAGGTGTTTTTTGGGATTCAGACTCATGATCCATCATTTTCCCCATCATCATCTGCATCATGCCCATTCGTTCTTCCATCATGTCCATGCGCTTTATCATATCCATGTCGTCCATTTTTGATGACTCACCTACTGTCATTTCCATTCCCATGCCATCACCCATTAATCGCATACCCTTCTGCATGACTCGCATATGTTCCTGCATCAGTTGCTGGCGTTTTTCCGGATCGGTTTCGGCTTTGATTTTTCCCATCATGTCGTGCATCTTTTGCATGTGCTCATGCATAGCCATCATTTGCTCATGGCCCATCATCATTCCGCCCATCGGCTGATCTTTACTGTCGCCATGTTCGTGCCCTTTTTCCGCAAAGACGGGCGAAGAAATCGCGGCGGCTATTACCAAAGTGGAGATTAGTTTTTTCATCGGAGTACCCTCATCAGTTGGAAACAGTTTTATCGACGTTAAATTTCGGAATCCATGCCGGCGTGACTTCCATATAGCGGCGATAGTCATCACCGAATTCCTTCAATGCCATGCGCTCCTCACGCTTAGCGAGTCGCACGTAAACCACTACCAGAACCGGAAACATAATCACGGTAAGGATCGTCGGCCACTGCAACAGAAATCCAAACATGATCAGGATAAATGCGATGTACTGCGGGTGGCGGCAACGGGCATACCAGCCGGTAGTCGCTAGCGAACGGGTCTGCTGCGCCTTGTGCAGAACACTCCACGCCGAGGCCAGTAAAAAGAAACCCAAAATGATCAGGACATTACTGGCGATATGCAGCGGATCAAAATGAGGGTTGCCTTCAAAACCGAAAAGGGTATGCAGAAGATGGCCGTTTTCGTGGGACAGAAAATCAATACCAGGATATTTTTCCGCCAACCAGCCGGAGAGAAAATAAATGGTTAATGGAAAGCCATACATCTCGGTAAATAGGGCAATAATAAACGCCGAGAAAGCGCCAAAGCTTCGCCAGTCAGTTTTGGTTTGCGGCTTGGTAAAGCTGAAGGCAAAGAAAATAAATATCGCCGAATTAAGTATCACCAGCGTCCAGAGGCCGTAAGCAGATTCACCGTGCATGCTTCTTCTCCTGTAATCTATTGGGTTAATGGTGATGACGGTTTTCGTTTTCCCGACGGCCTTCCTCCAGCCCCCGCTGATAGGCATCCTGCTCGGACTCGCCTTCATGCTGATCATGGCTACCATGACCACCGTGTCCGCCGTGCATAAACAGATGCATAAAGGGGCAGGCAAGGAAAATCAGGAACGGCAGAAATTGCCAGACGTGTTGCCGGTGCTCGACGAGCAGAAAATAGGTGACCGCGCCAATAAGTCCCAGTGCCGCCAGTCCTTTGGGTGTTAACCAGAATGATGTTTTTTGAGTCGCCATGTCACACCTCACCTGTGTAATTGAAAATCGTTGTCTGTTGCGCCGCGTTTATCGTGTATCCACAGACGCCCACGAACTAGATGCAAGGTAAAATCCTTCACCCCATGTCGAATCAAAGTTTCTTCCACGTTTTTCAGGCGAAACTCGTCAAAAATGGCCGTGACTTTGTTGATGTTCATTGGCCTCCTGCTTATTGCACCGTGATTTGTCCACGGTACATCTGCATCTGACAATGAAACGCATACTCGCCGGATGACATTGCTGGCAGCTGAATGGTCTTCAGTTTATTCAACGGTAAGGTGTCGCTGATTTGCAGTTCGGGGATCAATAAAGTTTCAGAACAGGGCGATTGATCTCTGCGCATAAATTTGATTTCTACCGGTTCTCCAGACGGCACTTTAATGCGCGAAGGCGAATAGGTACCGTTTTCCACAGTAATCACCAGATCGTTTTCACCCAGCTCGGCTTCTTTCGGCTTGTAGAGCCAGAACCACCACACAATCAGTGCAATTAGCGCTAAACCCGCAATATTAATAATCATCATCGCAACGCCCTCTTCCCGTCATTCTCATTAGTGCTCCTGCGCTTTAAAGAAGCGCAGCCTATTAGCATTGGTTACAACTGTCAGCGATGAAAACGCCATCGCCGCACCGGCAATCACCGGACTTAACAGCAAACCGAAAAATGGATACAACACCCCGGCTGCAAAAGGCACGCCGGCGACATTGTAAATAAAGGCGCCAAATAGATTTTGTTTGATATTTCGCAACGTAGCCTTGCTGACGGCAATGGCATCCGCCAGGCCATGTAACGAACCCCGCATCAGTGTTATGTCGGCACTCTCAATGGCCACATCCGTACCGGTGCCGATAGCAAAACCGACATTGGCGATAGCCAGGGCCGGCGCATCGTTAATACCGTCACCCGTCATGCCCACCACTTCGCCTTCCATTTGCAGCTTCTGCACTTTTTTGGATTTTTCTTCCGGCAGTACTTCAGCAAAGAATTCCTTGATACCGGCTTTTTCCGCTACCGCTTTGGCTGTGGCGCGGTTGTCGCCGGTGAGCATCACCACCCGAATACCGTTATGTTGCAAACGCTTGATGGCCGCTATGG
It encodes:
- a CDS encoding Cu(+)/Ag(+) sensor histidine kinase; translation: MRKVSLARRRPLSLNSRVMLFVAVAIGLSLLMIGHLVQNEVERHFAEQDADELVVITRAVEKALQMAKDQALAPEDALARAVSGHHGVYFQVWDDAGRLVYSSVDTGSLPQANTYPPVDRIQVDNLYTWQSDGKTYRGTATDTRIGGQDYRIIAAIDMDFHIHFLENFRRSLWVIMVAAGAITLLAAGYGVHQGHAPIRALSESMGNVQADRLHVRLDPDTVPGELKTLVDSFNHMISRLEDSFARLSHFSADIAHELRTPLTNLITQTQVGLAKSRSLEEYRELLYSNLEEQERLTKMVNDMLWLAQSEHGLLKPVWEPLDLAREVRELFDFFEALAEEKQIELVSEGKTPIIQGDRAMLRRALSNLLSNALRHTSEGGRVLVGLALSGEGGALLSVQNPGPKIPAEHLPRIFDRFYRIDPSRQRQSEGTGLGLAIVKSIVEAHEGNIKVISERDVTRFTISLPSMADVEVSATGESDESIDHR
- a CDS encoding heavy metal response regulator transcription factor, producing the protein MRLLVVEDEIKTGDYVQQGLTEAGFLVTLARNGLDGHHLAMTETFDLLVLDVMLPDVDGWRIVQSLREAGRQTPVLFLTARDSVDDRVKGLELGADDYLVKPFAFAELLARVRTLLRRSTVPVMTDQIKVADLTLDLPRHRATRAGRKINLSHKEFCLLELLVRRQGEVLPRSLIASQVWDMNFDSDTNVIDVAIRRLRAKIDDDFEPKLIHTVRGMGYKLEVEDDHEES
- a CDS encoding copper resistance system multicopper oxidase; this translates as MTHGFPRPKQPWQLSRRRFVQGLAAGGVLAATPSWLQAAAKGATALGSAPVLSGREIDLVIAATPVNFTGVTRMATTINGSIPAPTLRLREGDDVTIRVTNRLPVSTSIHWHGILLPYQMDGVPGISYPGIAPGETFVYRFTLRQSGTYWYHSHSGFQEMTGMYGALIIEPRAGERHRADQDYVVQLSDWTDEDPMHTFSKLKVQSDVYNFNQPTFFDFTADVSKMGLQAALEKRQMWNQMRMNPTDLADLSAATLTFLMNGTTPAGNWSGLFQRGDRVRLRFINAASNSFYDIRIPGLKLTVIQADGQDVEPVTVDEFRFGPGETYDVMVEPRDDAYTIFAQSMERSGYARGTLTVRQGLTAPVPDPDPVEWLTMADMMGAMSHGTGHEGMNHSGMDQGSMSMGAMDHSTMDHSQMHGGMAMDHSMHGVQRASDNPLAKPSSTIRHARTEYGASVDMRVDMPRTNLDDPGIGLRNLSQRGLRPQGHRVLTLADLKSIDGVLDDRRPPARELELHLTGNMERYSWSFDGLEFGKSTPVSLRHNERVRIILQNDTMMTHPMHLHGMWSELETDQGELRARRHTIPVQPAQRISYLTTPHDLGRWAWHCHLLFHMDAGMFREVVVS
- a CDS encoding copper resistance protein B, producing MRLNTVKYLTTLVVIVGALQVNTALAQMDHDEMQMQGGSAPADARDPHAYSDGYTLTEGPYAQPGPRQLKLADEHAFWSVLGDRLEYHEDSESTVYDIQAWYGTTYNRFVIKAEGDIADGTLEESSTELLWGHALNAYFDTQFGVRLDQYDEGKNRQWLAIGMQGLAPYWFELDVTAYVGDDGRTALSAEAEYELLLTQRLILQPRAELNLYGKDDPDNSLGAGLSDLALGLRLRYEFSRQFSPYIGVEWTDTYGDTADYRRAAGEDTSGTQFVAGLRFWF
- a CDS encoding c-type cytochrome, translated to MSALTTFIKSLVITAVIALVGGGLFLYSGLYPMGADVPHNRPTYWLLETLRERSVARAASDIKVPGDLNAPERLLAGGADYNDMCAGCHLKPGKTESDFTLGLYPTPPNLTLAGDEHGHDHTGNTENDDEASKRQFWIVKHGIKASGMPAWGPGHDDERIWNMVAFLKQLPELSPDQYQILTARGQDSEGHGH
- a CDS encoding DUF5676 family membrane protein, translating into MTLNAFKFGIASAITAAILWLACSLLVMLMPAMMLSMSGEMVHMQLNEMGWHLTFTGVVVGLVAWSVSAGIAGWLLAAIYNRLQ
- a CDS encoding APC family permease translates to MEEKDDRSTHYDEGSLSLSGTVMLGTGVMIGAGIFALTGQMAEMTGALFPLAFLAAAIIVGFSAYSYIKISNAYPSAGGIGMYLHKAYGDRLPTAFNALLMYFSMVIAQSFLARTFGSYTMQLFGGDPSGQMTPILGVSLILAAFIVNLLGNRLIQGVAGFIGLLKIGGILIFGLVGIWLADSLAVDFDHVSETGSASNFLGATALGILAFKGFTTITNSGSEVIDPHRNVGRAIVISIAACVVIYTLVGFAVASNLSLREIIQTRDYSLAAAARPALGEYGVWFTVAIAMLATAGGILASIFAVSRMLAMLTEMKLVPHSHFGMPGSIQKHTLVYTVVLGLVLTAFFDLSRIAALGIIFYLVMDIAIHWGVLRYLLDDVKAKSWVPVTAIILDSLALSGFVWVKLNSDPFVLGVAVVTMMLIAIGEQLFLGSEKRKQAVSQSQAHEHHH
- a CDS encoding methyltransferase family protein — its product is MHGESAYGLWTLVILNSAIFIFFAFSFTKPQTKTDWRSFGAFSAFIIALFTEMYGFPLTIYFLSGWLAEKYPGIDFLSHENGHLLHTLFGFEGNPHFDPLHIASNVLIILGFFLLASAWSVLHKAQQTRSLATTGWYARCRHPQYIAFILIMFGFLLQWPTILTVIMFPVLVVVYVRLAKREERMALKEFGDDYRRYMEVTPAWIPKFNVDKTVSN
- a CDS encoding DUF2933 domain-containing protein, encoding MATQKTSFWLTPKGLAALGLIGAVTYFLLVEHRQHVWQFLPFLIFLACPFMHLFMHGGHGGHGSHDQHEGESEQDAYQRGLEEGRRENENRHHH
- a CDS encoding cupredoxin domain-containing protein, translating into MMIINIAGLALIALIVWWFWLYKPKEAELGENDLVITVENGTYSPSRIKVPSGEPVEIKFMRRDQSPCSETLLIPELQISDTLPLNKLKTIQLPAMSSGEYAFHCQMQMYRGQITVQ